One Misgurnus anguillicaudatus chromosome 19, ASM2758022v2, whole genome shotgun sequence genomic region harbors:
- the LOC129440867 gene encoding G2/M phase-specific E3 ubiquitin-protein ligase-like translates to MAADYGGPRREFFRLLMIELQENIGIFEGKPGELLFSYDQKALGDNKFYTAGKLIAWSIIHNGPGIKCLNKELYLTMCGQKPSLATFDVENLMESDVAEKLTKVVRCSTAEELGEIKSTLGDWICDCGVSTIVTASVGDLPTFFGQLVTHYIYHRVASMIQQFIAGINSCGRLWEVVCQNATISSPCLQTHDKNWK, encoded by the exons ATGGCAGCGGATTATGGAGGCCCAAGAAGGGAGTTTTTCAG ACTCCTCATGATTGAGCTCCAAGAAAACATCGGAATTTTTGAGGGCAAACCTGGGGAGCTGCTCTTCAGTTACGACCAAAAAGCTTTAGGTGACAACAAGTTCTACACGGCAGGAAAACTGATCGCCTGGTCCATAATTCACAATGGACCAGGCATCAAATGCTTGAACAAGGAGCTCTATCTAACCATGTGTGGCCAGAAACCCAGCCTGGCCACATTTGATGTCGAAAACCTAATGGAAAGCGATGTTGCAGAAAAGCTAACAAAG GTTGTCAGGTGCAGCACTGCAGAGGAGCTGGGAGAAATAAAAAGCACACTAGGGGACTGGATCTGTGACTGTGGTGTGTCAACCATTGTTACGGCATCAGTGGGTGATCTGCCCACATTTTTTGGGCAGTTGGTAACGCACTACATCTACCACAG AGTGGCCAGTATGATTCAGCAGTTTATTGCTGGAATAAACTCCTGTGGCCGTCTGTGGGAGGTGGTTTGCCAAAATGCAACAATTTCCTCCCCTTGTTTACAAACACATGACAAAAATTGGAAATAA